One window of Amaranthus tricolor cultivar Red isolate AtriRed21 chromosome 11, ASM2621246v1, whole genome shotgun sequence genomic DNA carries:
- the LOC130827161 gene encoding protein PSK SIMULATOR 1 produces the protein MGGEGVKESWFSSLWGSSRRNGSNSEKAVLGILAFEVATLMSKIVNLWNCLSDIQIERLKEDVVNSPGIVKLISNDENYLMNLAFAEIVETLWHAADSVSRLGKKCSNPIYHNLDRIFSSPLENSIELYGWEYKWKKMEKKAKKIERFVAATSQLHQEMEVLVEFEQTLRRMQYNPETNKVKLLEFQQKVIWQRQEVKNLRDMSPWSRTYDYIVQLLLRCLVTIFERLKFLVGINQVTFSDRNNTPAQHLTAGTLPRSRSFVQSSVYPSENHASIFYSGPLVRSSSLLGLPSRSKRASKKHQKQTHQHVHNQHKKFPFLITKRIAQSGPFKGCMVGGSHSSVVESCMPTTSSGPSSSAAIVSNHIDGNVSKPDPSCENLFTSGSNFFSQCISSNTPPCSLGSAALSLHYANIIILVEKLASSPHLIAPDARDDLYNMLTTSIKSMLRARLKLYTKSLASSSYNSALATEWSLAITRMLEWLSPLAHNTVRWHSERNYEKHHIISRGSLLLVQTLYFANQSKTEAAIIELLLGLNYLYRFGNVNEKVFLEASGTRVYDGYSIQTDTIACNA, from the coding sequence ATGGGGGGCGAAGGCGTGAAAGAGTCCTGGTTCAGTAGTTTGTGGGGGAGTTCACGAAGAAATGGATCCAATTCTGAGAAAGCAGTATTGGGAATTCTGGCGTTTGAGGTGGCGACTTTGATGTCGAAGATTGTTAACTTGTGGAATTGTTTGAGCGACATTCAAATAGAGCGGTTGAAGGAAGATGTTGTTAACTCGCCCGGGATTGTAAAATTAATATCAAACGATGAAAATTACCTCATGAATCTTGCTTTTGCCGAAATAGTCGAGACTTTGTGGCATGCTGCAGACTCTGTCAGTAGGTTAGGAAAGAAATGCTCCAATCCTATTTATCATAATTTGGACCGGATTTTTAGCAGTCCGTTAGAAAACTCAATTGAATTGTATGGATGGGAATATAAATGGAAGAAAATGGAGAAAAAAGCGAAGAAAATCGAGCGATTTGTCGCTGCTACTTCACAATTGCATCAAGAGATGGAAGTCTTGGTGGAGTTTGAACAAACTTTGAGGAGAATGCAGTACAACCCGGAAACCAACAAAGTGAAATTGCTCGAGTTTCAGCAAAAGGTCATTTGGCAGCGCCAAGAGGTGAAAAATTTACGAGATATGTCCCCCTGGTCGAGGACCTATGACTATATTGTGCAACTTCTGTTACGATGTTTGGTTACGATATTCGAGAGGCTTAAGTTTCTGGTTGGAATCAATCAAGTAACATTTTCAGATAGAAACAATACGCCGGCCCAACACCTTACTGCCGGAACTCTTCCTCGAAGCCGTTCATTTGTACAATCGTCGGTTTACCCGTCTGAAAATCATGCTTCTATCTTTTATTCGGGACCTCTGGTTCGGTCAAGCTCGTTACTTGGACTGCCCAGCCGAAGTAAGAGAGCTAGCAAAAAGCATCAGAAACAGACTCATCAGCATGTACATAACCAACATAAAAAATTCCCGTTTCTTATCACGAAACGGATCGCTCAATCAGGACCGTTCAAAGGATGTATGGTCGGTGGAAGCCATTCTTCGGTAGTCGAGAGCTGCATGCCGACGACAAGTAGTGGACCTTCAAGTTCTGCCGCCATTGTTTCGAATCACATAGATGGAAATGTAAGCAAACCAGACCCTTCTTGTGAAAACTTGTTTACAAGTGGTTcgaattttttttctcaatgTATATCGTCTAATACTCCGCCATGCTCTCTGGGAAGCGCTGCCTTAAGCCTCCATTAtgcaaatattattatattagtcGAAAAGCTCGCTTCGTCGCCTCATCTAATTGCGCCTGACGCAAGAGACGATCTCTACAATATGTTAACAACCAGTATAAAGAGCATGTTGAGAGCAAGACTGAAACTGTACACCAAGTCCTTGGCTTCCTCGTCCTATAATTCCGCCCTTGCTACCGAATGGAGTCTCGCGATAACCAGAATGTTGGAATGGCTTTCTCCTCTTGCGCATAACACAGTTAGATGGCATTCCGAAAGGAATTATGAGAAACACCATATCATTTCCCGAGGAAGTCTTCTACTTGTGCAGACTCTGTATTTTGCAAATCAATCAAAAACCGAAGCTGCAATTATCGAACTTTTGTTGGGTTTGAATTATTTATATAGATTTGGCAACGTGAATGAGAAAGTTTTCTTGGAAGCAAGTGGTACACGGGTTTATGATGGGTATTCAATCCAGACCGATACTATTGCTTGCAATGCTTGA
- the LOC130827524 gene encoding organelle RRM domain-containing protein 2, mitochondrial gives MALANNLRRVFNGASSVSPILQSQLSSIRLNSTLTSPKLFVSGLSKFTNDEKLKEAFAPFGQLLEARVIIDRPTGISKGFGFVTYASIEEANKAREEMNAKFLDGWVIFVDPAKPRDPRPPSQFESQPQHAGFSVNKTVGWSR, from the exons ATGGCATTGGCCAACAATCTTCGCAGGGTTTTCAATGGAGCTTCTTCTGTTTCCCCAATTCTGCAATCGCAGCTTTCTTCCATTCGCCTCAACTCAACTCTTACTTCTCCCAAGCTCTTCGTTAGCG GTCTTTCAAAATTTACTAATGATGAAAAGCTCAAGGAAGCATTTGCTCCCTTTGGACAGCTTCTTGAAG CAAGAGTCATTATAGATAGACCTACAGGAATATCAAAAGGATTTGGTTTTGTAACATATGCCAGTATAGAAGAAGCCAATAAGGCCCGTGAAGAAATGAACGCCAAGTTCTTAGATGGATGGGTTATCTTCGTTGATCCTGCCAAGCCCAGGGATCCTAGACCACCATCTCAATTTGAGTCACAACCACAACATGCTGGTTTTTCTGTTAACAAGACCGTTGGATGGAGCAGGTGA